A window of Syntrophales bacterium genomic DNA:
TATTCATCTGAGTTATACAGTACAAAACGTATTTGTCAAGAGATTTTTACTGTATAAATAGAGAATTGTACTGTATAAATAAAAGTCTTTTGCTAATATTTTATGAAATTTGTGTTTAATAAACAACTATTTTGACAGTATAACTTCATAATAGTTGTTTACTAAAAATACATTATGTTTTTACCTCCCCCCTACCCTTCTTTTATATCTCTCGGAATTGTCAGGTGACAGTGGGCAAGATTACGAGGAGGCAATTGTAATAGTTAAATATAGATGGTATAATATTTCTTGTATTTTTAACTAACTGATCATGGTTATGGAATTGGACTGCTATTTTTGCTTTACCAGATAGAAACCGAGAAACTACGTACAGCACCGGCATGAGATATGAGAAAAAATATCCTTTTAATTAACCCCTGGATATACGATTTTGCCGCTTATGACTTCTGGATAAAACCGCTCGGTCTACTTTATCTCGCTGGTTTTCTTCAAAAAAACGACTATCAGGTTAGTCTTATTGACTGTCTGGACTCCCTGCAGCCGGAGATAAGAAACGAGACCCACATTACGTTACCCCGGAGAAAATCATCAGGCCATGGTAAATACCCCAAGGAAAGCATTAACAAACCAGAGCCCCTGAAAAACATTTCCCGAAGATATAACCGTTATGGTATTACTCCTCGTATCTTCAAAGAAGCGCTTATCCGCTGTAAGCAACCGGATATGATTATCATCACCTCCATGATGACTTACTGGTATCCAGGGGTCTTTGAAGTGATCCGAATGGTGCGGGACGTTATTCCCGGTGTACCGATCATCCTGGGAGGAAACTATGTAACCCTTTGCCCGGAACACGCATCACGTTCAGGGGCAGATTTTACAATCTCAGGTGAAGGGGAAAGGCATATACCGAAATTATTGAAAGATATTTTTGGAGAAGATCCATCGTTTATGCCGGATTTCAATGATCTCGATTCATATCCCTATCCTGCCCTCGAGCTAATTTCCTGTAAAGACCAGTTTCCTATCCTGACATCGAGAGGATGTCTCTACCGATGTGCCTACTGTGCCTCTCATCTGCTGAATGACAACTTCAGGAGAAGAGAACCCTTTAAAGTTGTAGATGAAATCACCTTCTGGAATAAGCGTTTCGGAGTCAGACATTTTTCTTTTTATGATGACGCCTTACTCGTCAATCCCGAGGAAATGGCAATTCCCATGTTGAGAGAGATCATAAGACGACAGTTACCATGTCAGTTTCATTGCCCCAATGGTCTTCATTTACGGGAGGTAACGGAGGAGCTCAGCTCTCTGATGTTTCGCGCCGGGTTCAGGACTATCCGTTTCGGATTTGAAACGGCAAACGCAAAAAGACAGGCCGAAACAGGGGGTAAGGTTAGCAATGAAGAACTCCGAAAAGCCGTTAACCATCTTGAAAAGGCGGGCTATCAAACAAGAGAAATCGGGATCTATCTTCTCTGCGGGTTGCCGGGCCAGACGGCCTCCGAGGTCCGTAATAGTATCCATTATGTGCTGTCATGTGGAGCGAGGCCGATTATTGCGGAGTATTCCCCTATTCCGGGAACCGCACTGTGGGATGCCTCAGTGCAGGCATCATCTTATGATATTACCGGAGAACCACTCTATCACAACAATTCCCTCCTCCCCTGTCAGGGGGAACAACTGACTCTTGAGATGTATAGAGAATTGAAGCTGCTGACAAGAACTTCCTGATTTTAAAGATTCCACTTATGTTAATCCTTTTTGAGACCTGGAAAGTTAAGACATAGATGACAAACGAATGCAGACATACCGGCGATAAAATGGCGATAGGCGTCTTTGGCCATTCATGCGGTAAACATATCTTCCTCGTCACTATCATTGTGCTACTGTGCCTTTGCCTGCCGTTGGGGACATTTTCGTATGACCTGGAAAAGCGGGTGCAAAGATATACCTTGAAAAATGGATTGAAGGTCCTTTTAATGGAGAGGCATTTGAGTCCCACGGTATCCCTTTATATTCGGCACCGAGTGGGCGCTGTTGATGAGATCAGCGGCAGGACCGGTACCGCCCATTTCCTGGAACACCTGATGTTTAAGGGGACGAAGACCATCGGGACCCCCGATTACAGGAGAGAGAAAAATATCCTCGATAAGATCGCCAGGATTGGAAATGCCCTTGATCGGGAAAAGATGAAAGGTGAAAACGCTGACACAAAAAGGATCACCGTATTGACACACCAACTGGAGGTGCTCCGAAAGAAACACAAGCCGTTGATCCTGGCGAACGAGATTGACCGGCTGTATACAGAGAATGGGGGAGTGGATATCAATGCCTCCACAGGTCAGGACCTGACTACCTACCAGGTCTCTCTTCCCGCCAATAAGATTGAACTCTGGGCAAGGATCGAGGCTGACCGTATGACCAATCCGGTCTTCAGGGAATTCTATACGGAACGGGACGTGATTATGGAAGAAAGGCGACAAAGGGTAGAATCCGACCCTGATGGGAAACTCTTGGAACAATTCTTCGCCACTGCTTTTCATGCCCACCCCTACGGTCGCCCGATCCTGGGCTGGCCATCGGACATGCGCTTTCTGAGCTATGACTATACGGAAGAATTTTTCAGAAGATACCATGCTCCCAACAATACAGTTATCGCCGTAGTAGGAGACATCGTCCC
This region includes:
- a CDS encoding radical SAM protein → MRKNILLINPWIYDFAAYDFWIKPLGLLYLAGFLQKNDYQVSLIDCLDSLQPEIRNETHITLPRRKSSGHGKYPKESINKPEPLKNISRRYNRYGITPRIFKEALIRCKQPDMIIITSMMTYWYPGVFEVIRMVRDVIPGVPIILGGNYVTLCPEHASRSGADFTISGEGERHIPKLLKDIFGEDPSFMPDFNDLDSYPYPALELISCKDQFPILTSRGCLYRCAYCASHLLNDNFRRREPFKVVDEITFWNKRFGVRHFSFYDDALLVNPEEMAIPMLREIIRRQLPCQFHCPNGLHLREVTEELSSLMFRAGFRTIRFGFETANAKRQAETGGKVSNEELRKAVNHLEKAGYQTREIGIYLLCGLPGQTASEVRNSIHYVLSCGARPIIAEYSPIPGTALWDASVQASSYDITGEPLYHNNSLLPCQGEQLTLEMYRELKLLTRTS
- a CDS encoding pitrilysin family protein, encoding MTNECRHTGDKMAIGVFGHSCGKHIFLVTIIVLLCLCLPLGTFSYDLEKRVQRYTLKNGLKVLLMERHLSPTVSLYIRHRVGAVDEISGRTGTAHFLEHLMFKGTKTIGTPDYRREKNILDKIARIGNALDREKMKGENADTKRITVLTHQLEVLRKKHKPLILANEIDRLYTENGGVDINASTGQDLTTYQVSLPANKIELWARIEADRMTNPVFREFYTERDVIMEERRQRVESDPDGKLLEQFFATAFHAHPYGRPILGWPSDMRFLSYDYTEEFFRRYHAPNNTVIAVVGDIVPAATLKIIRKYFEHIPSQKTHTSPVTEEPPQTGERRVELLFEANPRLIVGYHKPTLPSFDDYVFDVIDYLLSRGRTSRLYKRLVEEEGIAESAQTANGMPGARYPNLFTIFAAPRHPHTNAELEKSIYAEIERLKKEPVSEREMKKIKNRLKADLIRGLNANSELASALSYYESIVGDFRYMTEHINVIEKITPEDIMRVAKKYLNPENRTVATLEKRTQ